The Thermosulfurimonas sp. F29 genome includes a window with the following:
- a CDS encoding YbjN domain-containing protein — translation MSTLWVVKPKGEGFVGLRASGGRRGWTFSEVRELEPGELRNRPVLALDTRPQVYFSRETLTKGPREILAIQAEDKVRESGFFTGTFRVVFHKLSEGPVNIEVGLLALDPSGAEGLLRRLGEVQARLKGIYHEVLGLAYLVAREDGEPILTARLNEEGLWLVVSERGHPTYMRFQAVDEFLGVEGLPVEENILAVLDYYERFFGKPIRRLFPCGPLRDRLREAGHLEVWTPSLEGFKAREEDILTHPELFGAPFVPGDYNLLPPYHRSFLRGLEWVRYAGAALFAITILNYGLFFHLYRKNRHLDRELRGLSRQLQRNIARLEKDYPPDQVEKLRMYLELKKKFEAQPRMDEFLWWLAQKLPEGVRVKEIRVRREAQGYRLRLSFAFEGRLRPARRAFYSFFEAFKERARVEKSRFDYDELNQKASFFLEVRLR, via the coding sequence ATGTCTACCTTGTGGGTCGTTAAACCCAAAGGGGAGGGCTTCGTAGGGCTTCGGGCCTCCGGTGGTCGCCGGGGCTGGACCTTTTCGGAGGTGCGGGAGCTCGAGCCCGGAGAACTCCGGAATCGTCCCGTTCTGGCCCTGGATACCCGGCCCCAGGTTTACTTTTCCCGTGAGACCCTGACCAAGGGCCCTCGCGAGATCCTGGCCATTCAGGCCGAGGACAAGGTCCGGGAGTCCGGCTTTTTTACCGGGACCTTCAGAGTGGTCTTTCACAAACTTTCGGAAGGGCCGGTCAACATTGAGGTCGGGCTTCTGGCCCTGGATCCCTCCGGAGCGGAGGGGCTGCTCAGGCGGCTCGGAGAGGTTCAGGCTCGCCTCAAGGGGATCTATCACGAGGTCCTGGGGCTGGCCTACCTGGTGGCCCGGGAGGACGGAGAACCGATCCTGACCGCCCGGTTGAACGAGGAGGGGCTCTGGCTGGTGGTCTCCGAAAGGGGACACCCCACCTACATGCGCTTTCAGGCCGTGGACGAGTTCCTGGGGGTGGAGGGACTCCCGGTGGAAGAAAACATCCTGGCGGTACTCGATTATTACGAGAGGTTTTTCGGGAAACCCATCCGCCGGCTCTTCCCCTGCGGTCCGCTAAGGGATCGCCTCCGTGAGGCCGGACACCTGGAGGTGTGGACCCCTTCCCTCGAAGGCTTTAAGGCCCGCGAGGAGGACATCCTTACCCATCCGGAGCTCTTCGGAGCCCCTTTCGTCCCCGGGGACTACAACCTCCTTCCCCCCTATCACCGAAGCTTCCTCCGGGGCCTGGAGTGGGTGCGTTACGCCGGAGCGGCCCTTTTCGCGATAACCATACTGAATTACGGTCTCTTTTTTCACCTTTATCGCAAGAATCGTCACCTGGATCGAGAGCTGAGGGGGCTCTCCCGGCAGTTACAGCGGAATATCGCCCGGCTGGAAAAAGACTATCCCCCGGATCAGGTGGAAAAACTCCGGATGTACCTCGAGTTGAAGAAAAAGTTCGAGGCTCAGCCCCGCATGGACGAATTTCTCTGGTGGCTGGCCCAGAAGTTGCCCGAGGGGGTGCGGGTCAAAGAAATACGGGTGCGCAGGGAGGCTCAGGGATACCGGCTGAGGCTTTCCTTCGCGTTTGAGGGGAGGCTCCGCCCGGCTCGACGGGCCTTTTACTCCTTTTTCGAGGCCTTCAAAGAGAGAGCCCGGGTGGAGAAGAGTCGTTTCGACTACGACGAACTGAACCAAAAGGCCTCCTTTTTCCTGGAGGTGCGTCTCCGATGA